ACATTATATGATTGAATTTCTCATGTCAAGATGGGGTGATTTGTCctattctgaaaagaaaaatacctAACTGCAAAAGGGTTAAAGAGGTTGTCGTTCACTTGTCTTTGTACTAGAATATTTTAAGCCTGTTACATCTGTCACCTTTTGGCATCAGGACAAAAGGGGCAACACTAACGACACTTAGCCTGACATCCCATCATACACCTGTGTTTTCTTCTGTGGACACACTTGCGACTTGTGTGAGGGGACTTGCAAGTGCCATGTTGTACACCCAGCAAGACAAATGGAAAGAGAGCTTTCCTTTGCATTGTTAATTTACTTCTTTTGGCTGCATGTTATTTACTTAATTCCGCTCAGAAGAACCGCAATCCCTGTCGAGATTGGTTCTTTTATTTGCACATCGTCCTTTGCAATGGTCCTTGATTGAAGGAGCAAAGTGTTTTGTCCATCATGTACCAATCAAGACATTAAGACATTAGAATCCACCGTGCTCAACACTAATGGAGGTGGTATTAGGGACAATGAAATCATCCATATCTGAGCATGCCAATCATGGGTGAAAGGATTGCACCTTCTGTAGATGCTGCCTTTTGATGCTCTTGGAACTCTTTTTACAAAGGACAAAATTTTGGTGGGCCACAGAATTAGGCGAAAAGAAATATTTATGGCATTTTCCCCTGTCTTAGGGCGGACACATGGCCAACTGGAGTCCTTTTCTTAATGACATGGCCTTTTTTAAGGTCTCCTTAGTTGTCAGAAGTTAAAACTTTGGAAATCCCCAGAAGAGGACAAAATACTATCACCTCTCATTCCCACATTAAAATAAATGACATGTAGAAGGGGGCACAGAGTCACTGTCCCTTCCAAACTCCCCAGGAAGGACAAGAAAGAGGAAAGTACAAAGAAGAGCAAACCTCTCAGGTCTTGGAAGGGGGGCTAGTAAACAAGAACAGTGCTAAGACAAAAGAATGAGGAGTTAGTCGTCTTTACCTGACAATAGTTTATTACATCACTTAGTATATCGATTCACGAATCTGTGCTGATATGCTTGGGTGTTATTCTTGTCCTAATGGTTTTTCTGATCAAGAAAGAGTGATGTTGTGGTTTCACAGGATAGTCTCAATTTCGGTATTACTTGATTAAAGGATATCTTTGAATTTACTCGCTTGAGATGGAGCAAAAGGCACGGTTGAGGAATAAACACACGCAATCATAGAATGAAGAGAAAAGAGTCATGATTttgaatctcatttcatttcttattccaCTCAATAGGAGTGCTTAGTCCATCTCCTAAAGATTAGATTAAGGCAATGATattgttaattaattttctCTGTCATACTTCATTAAAAACACAGTTTCAGAGTTTTGGCCCAAGTTCCAAACTCTTCCATGGTGCAAATGGTCCGGTCATCAAACACAACATTAAGATACCAATCATTCTATTCACACAATACACATGCTTCTCTTTTCATTCAGCGTACCAAAAACTTGTCACTTTAATTCTTGAACTTGCACGAAATTCAGCCAAGAGATAAGCTTGCCATAGCATGGAATTCCATATAAAGTGAGAAACtccatttttttgaatattcgtttgGACTGATGCTAAAGTTGGTCTATTTTGGATGTATTCTACTTTCTGATTCAAGCCTTCGGGGTGTTCATGGAGCCCTGAACCCAATTATTAGTGTTTAGCTATCAAAGACATGTCAAGAAAAATAAGATAAGGTCATAAAAACTACTACTATCTTCATCATTACTTCCCAAAGAAGATTGGACTGCCTTACTGTTCAATGAACTTCACGCAAACCCTTGTACATTAGATATATAGTAAGACTCACTTTGATCCGCTAATACGATCATTAGAAGAGAGCTTTTGGTATGAAATTTAAtcgaattattttgatttatttgtcATAATCTTTTGCCTCTGGAAATTGAATCAAACATCGACTAGAGACTTATCTTTCTCATTAGCTTTTTACATTATTAACTATTATAACCATCGAATGCTAATCATATACATTAAGTTGAAGTGCATATTTAATCTTTGTATGATTATCTAAGTAAATACTTGTTAGAAAGTTAGGTAGATTTCACGTTGAAATTTTGGTTGTTTCACCATACATAATTCATttaaccaaacaaaagaagaattatACCTTGCGTAAGTTGACCCATGATCGCTACAAAGTCGTATGAAAGGACTTGTAGCCAGAGGACGGTGAAGACAAGTTTGACTCTGCACTCTTGTCTGGTttcaaatttaatgattttGACTTGTTCGTGACAACTTATTCTCCTCCTTTCTATGCCCCTCGTATGttatcctctctcttttctttttcagaataaaaaggTACTTTGGCCGCTAAATTTGAAGGTTAATAAATAATTTACTATAACAAATAGAAGTCTTGAACCTTAATTAACCTCGACTAATTCTAATAAAATATAGCACACCATAGCGTCATGCACCATTGACTAAGGTTAGTTCATAGAAATGCTGGGACAGACCCAAAATTCCTCTGGTTGAGGATAAACCGATTTGAATATATGTCATTCTTGATTTTAGTTAatcttgttgttttttttttttttttggtaaggagttAATCTTGTTGTTTGTCTTTCATAAGATCAAGAAAAAGATGTGTGTGATATGGGTGAGCGCCGGATCCAATTCAACCGGACTAACCAGATCGAACCGACATGGAACCACCTGTTCAAGGCCTAATCTAGGGCGAACCGGTTCCATTCCACTCCGTGAACCTAGAACCAACCTAGGACAGGTTTGGTTTTCGGTCCCAAGGAGGGAATTATCGGTTCTACAGGAAACCAGTTCAACCAGTCGGGTTTCTGGGTTGAACCAATTCTAAACCAATTTTAAAGTTTcttctagaaaaaagaaagtacacGAAACCCATCTCGAATTGAGTCATGGTTTTTAACATGAACAAACAAGATAACCACTTCGACCAATGCATGCTTTGTAATAAAATGGTACAACTTGTATATTTATCAtacgaattttcttttttacgtTAAATGGGTCGGTTCCCAGATAGGAACTGGGAATCGGACCGGGAACCAGACCTTAAAGGGCGGTTCAATCTGATTGGAACAAACACACGTTTGTCTGAAAATATCTAAGGTGTGGCAATCGCATTCTGTCATCATAAGCTTGTGCTCGAGAACACAAAAATGTGCTGGTAACAGTGACGTTGGAGAAATTCCTATCGGTGAACAAGAGGCTCTTTTTGTCCCATCTTCACATGGGTAAGGAAAGATCCAAGCCCCAGCATTTTATCAAAACGTGTCTAACTGTTTCTTCTTTGTCCTGACCTTTCCCCTTTCATTTGTAAATGCTGGGCGGACATAGTTGACAAAAGAGTTTTTCTATCGGATCGTTTAGATAATCATAATTCCAACAAGCAGTCTCAGGACAAGAATTCACACCTTAATTGCTTCATTTAGGTTACGGCAACTTTGATCTCCACCTGTTGAAGCTTTGCAAATTAACTTTGATATATACGCAATCATTAGTTTTAATTTCGGACCTTCTTAAATGCACAAACATAGAACTTTTGTCTTTTCACAAGCGGCTTTTCCTCAAGACCCGTGTGCGTTTAAAAAGTTATGGAATAATCCTGCGTCATGCACCTGACTAGGAAGTAGGAACTAATAACAAAGACCAAACCTTACAAAGAAGACGacgggagggaaaaaaaagaaagagcaaaaacAAGAGCTGATTCTACATTATCTTATTCTAATCATCGAGAGTGCCTTGTCAAGATTCTTGGCCTTCATCTGAACGTAATCCTTCACCGTGATGGACCGGAACCGAGCGGCGACCTCCTGGCCTGAGGTCTGCATGAGTCTGTGAATCGGGCCAACACGAAAATCCATCGGGGGTCCGTAAAAGTAACCCATGGATAGCCGGTGCCTTTTCTCGTTCGTGATGACCCGGTGAACAACACTGGGGAACATGGCATTAGACATGATGTGGAGCATGTCACCCACGTTCACCACAAGTGCACCGTCCATGGGAAACACGGGTACCCAACCTCGGCCTTCCCTGTGGAATTGGAGCCCATGTGCGCTGTCTTTTTGGTGAAGTATTGTCAAGAAGAAGGTGTCGGTGTGCGGCGCGAGCCCCATGACCTGGCCCGGATCAGGACACTGCGGGTATGAGTTCAGCTGCAGCGCCGAGCATGGGTTGCTCCGGAGTCGCGGCCAGTCGATGTCGTGCTCGGATATGCCGAGGTACTTCAGGATCATGGCGAGTAGTCGCTCGGAGAGCGCCTTCATTTTGTCCTGATAGTCTTCCATGGCTTCACTGATGTACGTGACCACAAACAAACACGAGAGGACAAAAACATTAATTATGCCCAGTATAGGAAAGATCAATAATGATAACGATACGAagacaagttttaaaaattttacttaCCGATGGCACATATTCAAGTCGTCAAAAGAGTCTTTTCTATCactttaaaaccaaaatttgtAAATACATTTTTGTGCTTCCATTATTCATCATCGGAAATCACTCTTTCCCCTAAGAAGTGATTACATGCGATGGAGTTTTTCAGCTTCACTTACTAGTAAGCTCGAATAACAAGTTTCAATGTCTCTAATCTTTACTAAATATGcagctctctcctctcttttagCTCTTTGATATTGATGTTCACTACAATCTCAAAGGGACTGTTCAAATGAGTAATCATGCAAGTAATAATCTAGTGAAAAAGGGAAGataatctttttaatttgcCTTTGGTCCCAATATGGTATTGAACTGGGGTGGGGAGTGAAGTAGAAACACCATATTCCTCACACTCAAAGAAAAGTACTTTCATCTATTAACTGTTTATGTATTTATATGGACTTTCTTAATTATTAACAAACTTTAATGAAAGATTTCTCCAGCCAAACCCTAGCTCTACCTAGTCATGCCTAAATACACCATCTACCTAATCATCACCTTCTCTACGTGCATGAATTGTCCATGCATGGAAGTTATCACTCACCAAAACTTGCCATACCCATGAGGCCAAACCTCCCTAGCATGCTCCAGTGGCGATCCCATCATGGTAAACCCTTCATGCCACATGAACTTGTTGAAGAACGGTGTCATCCGAGCGACGCCATAGCCCGTAGCTCCGCCGGGGGACCTTACGGCCCTTACCTTGGCTATCGCAGGGAGCGAGAAAAACTGCCAAGCTTGCGACTCCACCTCCCTCAGAAGACTTGAAGGGATTCCGTGATTAGTAACCTGGAATATGCCCATAACTTTGCATGCATGACCCACCATTTTGATCGCGTCTGGGCTATCGAGATCGATGGCGGGAAGTGAGAAGTGATCGCCATCTAAACTGAGAATCCTCCTCGGAGACTCATCACCGGATCGAGGCCACGAATGCGATTCCGGCACTTCTTTAACAGAATCAAAGTCTATGGGGATGATGTGCTGAAGATGGAGAGGTGTTTCTGTGTAGGCTTCAGAGAGAGTAGCCATGAAAAGCTGGAATTTGAAAGGACAATAGAAGCTAACAAGGAAAGATAGGGGttctttatatgtatatatctaCACACACTAATTAAGCGAGTACATTAACGTAAAACATCTGGCTTAAATTTTAATAGGGTGGAGATGGGGCCGGCTGGCGGACAGAAGTGGTGTCTGGATATGGTTTGGGAAGGATGTTGGGGATGGTTGAGTAAGACAAAACAGGGAACAACAAAATCTGTAGAAATTTTGGCATCTCAATAAGACTCCAaacttgaccaaaaaagaaaaagaaaaaaataagactcCAAACAGTTTTTAGTGATTACATGACAAGgctgttttttcctttctttcccttcttctttcttcgtgCTCTCGTGTGGACAATAAACACATACTTTGTCCTCTAGTGGGAAAATGAAAGTGGACCCACTTAAAGGGGCAAATTGGATAGAAATATAGTATGAACTTGTTATCTGGATGGTATGTGGTGGAAATTGGTAAGAACTAATCATACTACATAAACTAACGTATTGGACAGTGCACTTTCCCTAACAAAATCCAACACTGACTTGATTGCTATATATTGACTTGTGATTGGAATTAATTCAGTGAAATTGAATTTaggtaatgattttttttcatatgtagAGACATAGCGTATGCATAAGATTGTAATTGCTATGGGTGACATGCAACTTTGTGAGAGTAGCATCGGAGTGTTCGTGTTAGGGATTTAGGGATGGAATACCTACTATTTTAGAGGATCTTTGAAGGCAGAGTTAGTTCCTATGCACAATTGATCGGAAGTTGATGTTGTTATCCTAATGATGGGTACAATAGGTTGACACCACTTATTATACTTAAGTGATATGTATATCTCGCTTATGCCCAAGCTAAATTGTGCAAGGGACGGTGAATTATGAGGATGTTATTCGACCTATtgttcttgaaaatgatctaTTGAGGGAAGGTTGACCTGGAAATCCAAGTCACCAAGCACTGCGCGGGCTCGTCATCGACTAGGAAACTTTCGGCCCGACCGATGGTATTAGAGCAGGTTTCCCAAATTATACGAGTGGATTTCAGATAAATagtattttgtcatttttccacCAAGAGGAGAAACTTCTTTTGGTTTG
This genomic interval from Rhodamnia argentea isolate NSW1041297 chromosome 4, ASM2092103v1, whole genome shotgun sequence contains the following:
- the LOC115732516 gene encoding gibberellin 3-beta-dioxygenase 1-like produces the protein MATLSEAYTETPLHLQHIIPIDFDSVKEVPESHSWPRSGDESPRRILSLDGDHFSLPAIDLDSPDAIKMVGHACKVMGIFQVTNHGIPSSLLREVESQAWQFFSLPAIAKVRAVRSPGGATGYGVARMTPFFNKFMWHEGFTMMGSPLEHAREVWPHGYGKFCEAMEDYQDKMKALSERLLAMILKYLGISEHDIDWPRLRSNPCSALQLNSYPQCPDPGQVMGLAPHTDTFFLTILHQKDSAHGLQFHREGRGWVPVFPMDGALVVNVGDMLHIMSNAMFPSVVHRVITNEKRHRLSMGYFYGPPMDFRVGPIHRLMQTSGQEVAARFRSITVKDYVQMKAKNLDKALSMIRIR